Proteins encoded together in one Dehalococcoidia bacterium window:
- the prmA gene encoding 50S ribosomal protein L11 methyltransferase produces the protein MKWVEVSVEADGEGAEAVAEAFQKIGHGGVAIEGGVQSAPLDGVEYPLPAPGRVTVRTYLPHDHELEDKRRHIVAVLSLLGTAWPFSAPVFREMDEEDWANAWKEHFHVLRIGRRVVIKPTWRAYQPQPDDAIIELDPGMAFGTGLHPSTRLCLLELDTAPLRNEQVLDLGTGSGILAIAAARLGARGVLALDIDAVAVTVAADNARRNGLSDCITVARGTLPLAHDLRDTAPSGFDVVVANITAPILTGMAEHLVAALKPGGRLIAGGILDHLAPALQERFESLGAHVLRVAAESDWRALVAQRGEP, from the coding sequence ATGAAGTGGGTTGAGGTCTCGGTTGAGGCGGACGGCGAAGGCGCGGAGGCGGTCGCGGAGGCGTTCCAGAAGATCGGCCACGGCGGCGTCGCCATCGAGGGCGGTGTCCAGTCGGCCCCCTTGGACGGCGTGGAGTACCCTCTGCCCGCGCCGGGCCGCGTGACCGTCAGGACGTATCTTCCCCACGACCACGAGCTCGAGGACAAGCGACGCCACATCGTGGCGGTGCTGAGCCTGTTGGGGACGGCGTGGCCCTTTTCAGCGCCCGTCTTCCGCGAGATGGACGAGGAGGACTGGGCCAACGCCTGGAAAGAGCACTTCCACGTCCTGCGCATAGGCCGGCGGGTGGTCATCAAGCCCACGTGGCGCGCGTACCAGCCGCAGCCCGACGACGCAATCATCGAGCTTGACCCCGGCATGGCCTTCGGCACCGGGCTGCACCCCAGCACGCGCCTGTGCCTCCTGGAGCTTGACACCGCGCCGCTGCGGAACGAGCAGGTCCTGGACCTGGGTACAGGCTCCGGCATCCTGGCCATCGCCGCGGCCCGGCTGGGAGCACGCGGCGTGCTGGCCCTGGATATTGACGCCGTAGCCGTCACGGTGGCGGCGGACAACGCCCGGCGGAACGGGCTTTCCGACTGCATTACCGTCGCGCGCGGCACCCTGCCCCTTGCGCATGACCTGCGCGACACCGCGCCCTCCGGATTCGACGTGGTCGTCGCGAATATCACCGCCCCCATCCTGACGGGCATGGCGGAGCACCTGGTGGCCGCGCTCAAGCCCGGAGGCCGGCTCATCGCCGGCGGCATCCTCGATCACCTGGCCCCGGCTCTGCAGGAGCGATTCGAGAGTCTGGGCGCGCACGTACTCAGGGTGGCTGCGGAGAGCGACTGGCGCGCCCTTGTCGCTCAGAGAGGCGAGCCGTAA
- the dnaJ gene encoding molecular chaperone DnaJ, protein MASGNHHDYYEVLGVPRDGSEEDIKKAFRKLALQHHPDRNREAGAGDKFKQINEAYEILSDAEKRAHYDRFGRVGAAVGGRGFEGTEPFGGFGDIFDSFFGGAPGRNRPAAQRGEDMRVALDISFEEAALGCEKEVEFSRLETCALCNGSGAKPGSGKSRCATCNGQGQVRRYQQSVFGQFVHVATCSRCQGAGQVITNPCAPCRGTGKERQSRRLVVKIPAGIDDESQIRLSNEGDAGWNGGPTGHLYISIHVQAHAVFRREGDHILYDLPLNVAQATLGDTVSVPTLGGQTDLRVPPGTQHGQTFRMKGKGVAQIRGRGRGDQLVIARVLVPDALTPQQRKLFQELSKVLDKPCDASDKGLFDKIKDVLSS, encoded by the coding sequence ATGGCTTCAGGCAACCATCACGACTACTACGAGGTGCTCGGTGTCCCCCGCGACGGGTCGGAGGAGGACATCAAGAAGGCCTTCCGTAAACTTGCCCTCCAGCACCACCCCGACAGGAACAGAGAGGCAGGTGCCGGGGACAAGTTCAAGCAGATCAACGAGGCCTACGAAATCCTCAGCGACGCGGAGAAGCGCGCCCATTACGACCGGTTTGGGCGCGTCGGCGCGGCCGTCGGAGGCCGCGGCTTCGAGGGAACGGAGCCGTTCGGGGGATTCGGCGACATCTTCGATTCGTTCTTCGGCGGCGCGCCGGGCCGCAATCGCCCCGCGGCGCAACGCGGCGAGGACATGCGCGTCGCCCTGGACATCAGCTTTGAAGAGGCGGCCCTCGGCTGCGAAAAAGAGGTCGAGTTCTCCCGCCTTGAGACGTGCGCCCTGTGCAACGGCTCCGGCGCCAAGCCCGGCTCCGGCAAGTCCCGCTGCGCCACCTGCAACGGCCAGGGCCAGGTCCGGCGCTACCAGCAGAGCGTCTTCGGCCAGTTCGTCCACGTGGCGACGTGCAGCCGCTGCCAGGGCGCGGGCCAGGTCATCACGAACCCCTGCGCTCCGTGCCGGGGCACGGGCAAAGAGCGGCAGAGCCGCCGCCTGGTGGTGAAAATCCCCGCGGGCATTGACGACGAATCACAGATACGGCTCTCCAACGAGGGCGACGCCGGATGGAACGGCGGCCCGACGGGCCACCTTTATATCAGCATCCACGTGCAGGCCCACGCCGTTTTCCGCCGCGAGGGCGATCACATCCTCTACGACCTGCCCTTGAACGTGGCCCAGGCCACGCTGGGCGATACCGTCAGTGTACCCACGCTGGGCGGGCAGACCGATCTGCGGGTCCCGCCGGGCACACAGCATGGGCAGACCTTCCGAATGAAGGGCAAAGGCGTGGCTCAAATTCGGGGCAGAGGCCGCGGCGACCAACTTGTAATTGCGCGGGTGCTGGTGCCGGACGCGCTGACACCGCAGCAGCGCAAGCTCTTTCAGGAGCTGTCCAAGGTGCTGGACAAGCCCTGCGACGCGAGTGACAAGGGCCTCTTTGACAAGATCAAGGACGTCCTTTCCAGCTAG
- a CDS encoding isoaspartyl peptidase/L-asparaginase — MSRTQRTKAPAVILVHGGVGSPLSWQDGCQRAVEAARVVLQRTGDALASAVEAVRVMEDDGRFNAGCGSSLRLDGKTVEMDAAVMDSRGKLGAVAVVSNVKNPVLVARAVADTPHVAVAGQGATALARGLGLSGAFRVSSFARERWRWWQGALQRRRAGEVPEAWRGFDLRRHWNFPGPYAALFQPLDTVGVVVRAPDGGFAVASSTGGASPMLRGRVGDVPFIGCGFYAGQSGAVAVTGVGEEIIRRMLARVVYDRIVAGAAPQAACEEGVALLSEEVAVGAIAVSATGQGIAANREMACADVAFPVTVSKARGTRR, encoded by the coding sequence ATGTCCCGCACACAACGGACAAAGGCTCCGGCTGTCATTCTTGTGCATGGCGGCGTTGGCTCACCGCTCTCATGGCAGGACGGCTGCCAGAGGGCCGTCGAGGCCGCGCGCGTCGTCCTCCAGCGCACGGGCGACGCCCTCGCCTCCGCCGTGGAGGCGGTGCGCGTCATGGAGGACGACGGACGCTTCAACGCAGGCTGCGGCTCCAGCTTGCGCCTGGACGGCAAGACCGTGGAGATGGACGCCGCGGTCATGGACTCTCGCGGCAAGCTGGGCGCCGTCGCCGTTGTCAGCAATGTCAAGAACCCGGTGCTGGTGGCCCGCGCCGTGGCGGACACACCGCATGTCGCGGTGGCGGGCCAGGGCGCGACAGCGCTGGCCCGAGGGCTGGGGCTATCCGGGGCCTTTCGCGTTTCCAGCTTCGCTCGGGAGCGCTGGCGATGGTGGCAGGGCGCGCTTCAGCGACGCCGCGCCGGCGAGGTTCCCGAGGCCTGGCGCGGCTTCGATTTGCGGCGACATTGGAACTTCCCTGGGCCGTATGCCGCTCTGTTTCAGCCGCTGGATACCGTCGGCGTGGTGGTGCGCGCGCCGGACGGCGGCTTTGCCGTTGCCTCGTCCACAGGCGGGGCCAGCCCCATGCTGCGGGGCCGCGTGGGCGACGTGCCTTTCATAGGCTGCGGCTTTTACGCCGGGCAGAGCGGCGCGGTGGCCGTCACCGGCGTCGGCGAAGAGATTATCCGGCGCATGCTGGCCCGCGTCGTGTATGACCGCATCGTCGCGGGGGCCGCGCCGCAGGCCGCGTGCGAGGAGGGCGTTGCCCTGCTGTCGGAAGAGGTGGCCGTGGGGGCGATCGCGGTGTCGGCCACGGGGCAGGGCATCGCCGCGAACCGGGAGATGGCCTGCGCCGACGTGGCGTTTCCGGTAACTGTGTCGAAAGCACGGGGAACTCGCCGATAA